The DNA region TTGCTAGTGAAAATGTAGATATAAATTCAATATCTAATGAAGATACTTATGGATACTATAGTGAACATTTAGATATTTTAAAAATTATTCAAAAAAGTTATCTTGAGATATTAGAAAAGAATAACGCAATTGATAAAATTAATATAGAAAAGCATTATAAAATAAATTATGATTTTGTAAAAAGATACTCAAGAATAGAAATTGATTTTGAAGGATATTTTACTTCTTTTGAATTTAATTTGATAAAAGAGATTGCAAGAGAATCAAAAGTAGAAATTAATTTTATATATAATAAATACAATAAAAAATCTATAGAAAAATTTATTAATCTAGGATTTGATTTAAAATTAGAACATGAATATAAAATTGATTTTTCAAATAAAGAAATTATAAGTGAAGAAGAAATAAGAAAAAAAACTGTTGAAATTGATATAAAAGGTTTTTCTTCTAGAATTAATCAAATAGCATTTATCAAAAAATCTGTTTCGGATTTAGTAAATAGTGGTATAGAAGCATCTAAGATAGCTCTTATCTTGCCAGAAGAGAGTTTTGCTAGCAGGATATCTCTTTTTGACAAAGAACGTTATTTTAACTATGCTATGGGCTTAAATATATATACATCAAATTTATATAAAGTTATTGATGCAATATATTTATATATAAATGAAAAAGATATAAAAAATACAAAAAATATTGAATTTTTAAAATTAGATAAGAATGTAATAGTTCAGATTTTTGAAAATCATTGGAATAGAAATCTAACATCAGAAAATTTCAATAAAATTATGGATTATTTTTTACTGTTTGAAAATGATGAAGAATTAATTGAAAAATTTAAAGAATTAGTATTTAAGCTTGAAAGGTTATTTTTTTCATCTAGTGAAAGAATCACTTTAAAAGATGCATATAAAATATTACATCAAAAAGTATCTAAAATATCGTTAGATGATGTTAATTCTGGAAAAATAACTGTAATGGGACTTTTAGAAAGTCGTAAACTAGTTTTTGATGCTGTAATTATATGTGATTTCAATGAAAATTATATACCAAAAAGAAGTGTAAAAGACAAATTTTTATCTTCAAATATTAAATCTAAAGTGAATCTTCCTACAAAAGTAGATAGGGAGAATTTACAAAAATATTATTATGAAAGGTTAATTAGCAATACTAGTAAGGTATTTATATCTTATGTTAAAAATGATAATGAACAAATATCAAGATTTGCAAATACTCTTTTTGATATAAATATTAATGAAAAACTTTTTGATAATTCATACAAACATATTTTATATTCAAATAAAACTATAAAACATTTTGTAGAAGAAGTTATTTTGGATATTGATTTGTCAAAATTAACTTGGAGTGCGAGTTCATTAAAAGAATATTTAGAATGTAAAAGAAAATATTATCTAAACCATATTCTTAAGATAAAAGAACATGATATTTCAATTAAACCAAAAGGGTATGAATTAGGTAATATAATTCATAATTCTTTGGAAGTATATTATAAACAAGGTACTCATACTTACGAAAAGTTATTAGGAATTATAAATGATATGAGTAAAGAAAAAGTTTCAAATAACTCTTTTTTAAATCTAGATTTAGAAATATGGAAAAAAAAATTAGTTGAATTTGTTAAAAAAGAAGAGAAAAGATTTGAAGATAACTTAAAAATCATTAGTCTAGAAGAGCCTTTTTTAATAGAATATGAAGATATTAAACTACGTGGTACTATTGATAGGGTCGATTTACTTGGCGAAACTTATATTGTACTTGATTATAAAACTTCAAGTAATTTAAAATTAGATACTATTAGAACTTATGAAAAAGCAATTGATTTTCAATTAGAGTTTTATTATTTAGCTATTGAAAATTTATATAAAACTACAAATATTAAAACTTATTATTATGATTTATATAATATGAAATTACAAGAAGAAGTAGTATTAGAAGAAAAACTTGAATCTTTAAGAGAAATTTTTAATAATCTAAATACTAAAAGTGTAAACTTTTTAAAATGTGATAATAATCAAATATGTCAATATTGTACTTATAAAGTTTTGTGTAATAGAGACTAAATAAATTTAGATATAAAAAAAGGCTAGAGTAAAACTCTAACCTTTTTTATTTAATTCTAAATATATATATTAGAATGAGTATTGAACGTGAACTCTACCCATTGTTTCTTTTTCAGGGTTAGCTTCATTATCTAATTGACCAAATCTAACATAAGTAGATAAGTTACTTGCATGCTTATACGAAACTTGAGTATAAATCTCAGTTTGATCATCATCTGCAGAAGTATCAATTTCCATATCACTATAGTTTAAAGCAATTTTTACTTTATCAGTAACTTGTGCATCAATACCTGCATAAACTACAGAAGCATCAGCAACACCAGATAATGTAACTCTCCAGTGCTCATCAAAACCAGTAGTTGCAGAAGCATCAACACCTACAGTTCCACCTTCTTCGTCAGTTTGACCGTATGATAAATGCGCTCCAAAAATTCCCATATTTGCAGCAACACCAATTTTCCATAAGTTATTATCCGTATCAGCATTATCTAAATCTAAAGAAGAATATCTTGCAAAAGCACTCATATCAACTGAAGAGATTTTATATGAAGCATCTAATCCTAAAGTATATGCATCAAATGTATCTTGTAAATCAACGTAAGAAGCATCAACACTAATTCCACCAAATGTACCCATAAATCCAACGATTGCTAAATCTTCTCCACCAGTAGAAATTAATCCAGTAATATCTCCAGATGTTTTGAAGTTTGTTTGGTTAAAGTAACCTGCATATAATGTTACAGGAGAAAAAGTTGTCATAGCTAAGATACCAGTACCAGTTTGCTCATCACCCATAGCATCTCTTGAAAGAGTATAAGCAGTAGCTAAACCTTGTTTACCAACAACAACAGCAGTATTTGCAATACCTGTATAAGCAAAATTTGCTTCAGATAATACTACAGATACACTACCATCACCAGATGTACTTGTTCCTAAAGATACATTTGCAGTATCATCACCAGCAATAAATCTTGAATTAAAAGTTACATCATCAGTAATTTTTGATTTTAAAGATACAGCAACTTTATAATTGTTGTTTGCTTCCGATAATTCATAGTCATTATATCTGTATGTAGCTGTACCAGATACATCTACGTTTTTAATTGCTTCTGCAAGTGGTTGTGCAGATGCAGTTGTTCCAGCTACAGCAATTGCAGCGATTAAACTCATTTTTGCGAATTTTTTCATTTGTTTACCTTTGTTTGTTTATATAGGGGATAATTATACTATAATTTTTTTAAAATTTAATTAACTCTTTTGTATATAAAATATACTACTTATTGAAATTTTGTAATTTAACTCGATTGTGAGATTAAAACATCTTCAATTATTTTTGTAATATCTCCATCTAGGATGGCATCAACATTTGAATATCCAATATTACTTCTAGTATCTTTTACTTGTTGATATGGTTGCATGACATAAGATCTAATTTGATGTCCCCATCCAATATCACTTTTTTCAGTACCACTTTTTTCTGCTTGCTGTTGTTCTAGTTCATATTCATATAATCTTGACTTAAGCATTTTTATAGCACTAGCTTTATTTTTATGTTGTGATCTATCATTTTGGCATTGAACGACTATATTTGTTTTAATGTGAGTAATTCTAATTGCAGATTCGGTTTTGTTAACATGTTGTCCTCCTGCACCACTAGCTCTATATGTATCAATTCTAATATCTTTATCTTCTATTACAATATCAATATTGTCATCAATTTCTGGACTCACCATAACAGATGCAAAAGATGTATGCCTTTTTGCATTTGAATCAAAAGGAGAAATTCGAACTAGTCTATGAATTCCATTTTCAGCCTTTAAATATCCGTAAGCATTTTCACCTTTTATAATAAAAGAGACATCTTTAATTCCTGCTTCTTCTCCGTCTTGATAATCTAATAATTCTATTTTGAAATTTTGTCTTTCTGCCCATCTTAGGTACATTCTATAAAGCATAGAAGCCCAATCTTGTGATTCCGTTCCACCAGCTCCTGGATGAATTGAAATAATTGCATTTGATGGATCATCTGGATTAGAAAGCATTACAGAGATTTCAGTTGTTTTGATTAATTCATCTAATTCAGTAGCTTCTTCGTGCAAAAGTTCAAATGTATCTTGATCATTATCTTCAGAAGCTAATTCATACAGCTCATTTGTTCCACTTAAAGCATCATTTGCCTTATTAAATTTTGATAATTTTGAGAGGATTCTATTTTTTTCTATACCAATTTTTGTTGCATTTTCTACATCATTCCAAAATTCTTGTTCTGATTCAAGTTCTTCAATCTCTTTTAATCTTGAAGTTAATTCTTCAGGTTTTAAGATATTTTTGATATTTCCAAGTTTTATATTAAGTAATTTTAATAATTCTGAATATTCATAAGCATCCATTAATTACTTAGATTCCTTTTCTATCTCTTTTTCTAAATCTTTTTGATCTTTTTTTGGTTTTAAACTATTTATATATGAATATACATTTTTAATATCTCTTGAATCCATTAAGTTTGCATAAGGTAGCATACTAAATGCTGTTCCTCTATCATATTCTCCTAAACCATAGTCCCTAATAGTAGTTTTAAAGTCAAAAAAGTTTAATTTTGTTAGATCTCTTGAATTACCTACTAATTTATTTGCTTTTTCTCCATGACAGTTTTGACATTTATTAATATACAATTTTTTACCATCTTTAGACATTCTAATTTTTATTTCTTTTTTTCTAGCAACTTGTTCTTCTTTTTTTCTTGTTTCTAACCTTTGTAAAATTTTTTGTTCTAGTTTTTCTTCATTAATTGATGTCATATTTATTTCATCTTTTTTGAAAATATAAATATAATTGTTTCCTGTAGATGCTTTTTCAATTTTTATATCATCAACTTCCCAACCATCATTTTTCATATCTTGAACATTTTTAGAAGAATTACATGCTCCACCATCTAAAGCTATAGTTTCAATAGTAGTCATAGAAGTATGATTTTCTTTAAAACACATTGTTGTTTTCGCATTAAGCGAAATAGTTGTTAATATTCCTAACGTAATAGTAGTAAGAAGTTTCATTTCTGTCCTTTTTTTTAAAGGAACATTTTATCATAATTAATTTTAATATATAAATAAAAAAAGGTTAGAAGCAAAAGCTTCTAACCTTTTAAGAGTTTAGTAAGTTTTTAAATTCAATACTAGAATTTATATTCAACTTGTAATCTACCTCTGTTGTAGTCAAGTTCTGCATCTTCACCATCTGCATATCTAATGTATGCTGATAAGTTTTTAGCATGTTTGTAAGTTAATTGGATAAATGCTTCTTCATGATCATCAGCTTCATCTGCATCATCATCAGAAACTTTATCATAGTTTAATCCTACATGTAATTTATCAGAAACTTGTGCACCTAAGTCAACAAAGATTGCATCAGAATTATCTGCTTTATGTAAGCTTACAGAATAACCAATTGCAGAGTTTGTAGATACTGCGTTTAAGATACCAGAACCATCATCACCAGTTTTAGCATATGCGAATGCTGCATTGAACATACCCATTTTAGCAGAAACACCAGCTTTTAATAATTCGATATCTTCTCCAGAAACACCATCTAAATCAGTTTCTTGGTATTGAACGTATGCATTAACAGGTCCAATTTTTCCAGAAGCTTTAAGGAAATAAGAATCAAGTGTATCATCAGCATCCATGTACCAACCTTCAGCTTTTACAGGTCCAAAAGATCCCATTAAAGCTGCAATCATAACGTTTGTTCCACTTAAAGCAACATCAGCAGTAGTACCAATTGCATCTTTTCCAGCAGTAACATTTGTTTGGTTAAAGTAACCAGCAGCAGCAGTTACAGGACCCATAGTAGTCATAGCTAAGATACCAGTTCCAGTTTGCTCAGTACCATCAGAATCAGTAGCTTTAAACCATGGAAGACCTAAACCTTGTTTACCCACGATTACAGTTGTATTAGCAATACCAGTATAAGCAAAGTTTGCCCAAGTTAATTCAACACCAACGCCACCATCACCAGTACCTTGAGTATCTAATCCAATGAAACCACCATTATCTCCACCTGCGATAAATCTAGAATTAAAAGTTACATCATCAGTAACTTTTGATTTTAAAGAAACAGCTACTTTATAGTTGTTATCTACAGTTGAATCACCATCATCAAAATTTTTGTCATTATATCTATATACAACAGTACCAGATACATCTACGTTTTTGATTGCTTCTGCTAAAGGTTGTGCAGATGCTACAGTTCCAGCTACAGCGATAGCTGCTACTAAACTCATTTTTGCGAATTTTTTCATTTGTTCTCCTAGAATTTCGAAATTTAAATCAGTTAATTGGACGCGCGAACAATTTAAAGTGCGTACTTTAAATACTTTTCCAATTAGACCGTTGCACAAATTCTACAGAAGTAAAATTTAAAGTTTTCTTAAATTAGTCTTTTTAAGGCGATTTAATGGTAAATTTAAGTTATGTTTTAAATATAGAGTTTTGTTATATTTTAACAGTTTTTTAAAGAAACTATACAGTTTGTTAATATATCAGGTTTAGAGATTTTTATTTTGAGTTTTTTTATTTTATATTTAGAATTTAGATACTTATCAATATATATAATTGCATCTTCTAGAAGTTCAAATTTCTTTTTTTTCATAATTTGTTCTATTTTTTTAGAAATTTTAGAATAGTCTATAAAGTTTTTTGGATTTTTGTAGTTGTATTTAAATGATAAATCAATAACTACTTTTTGCTCTTTTTCTCTTTCAAAATCAAGTATCCCTATAATACAGTCAAAAGTTAAGTTTTCTATATATATTTTCATATTTATTTTTAGTAAATTTAAGAAAAAAGGTTATGTTTAGATAACTTTTTTTTCTTCTCCTTTAACTAACCTAACTATATTTGGAATATGTTTATAATAGATTATAAAAGCTATTATATACATTGGAGCGTTACTTCCTACTTCTAATCCATTATTCATAAATAGGGCTGCAATCACAACACCTGTTAATCCTAATAAAGATGATAAAGATGAAACTTTTAATACTTTTCCACAAAAGATCCAAACTGCAGCACCAATTAAAGTAGGAATTGGAATTAAAACTAAAAATACTCCAAGACCAGTTGCAACTCCTTTTCCTCCTTCAAGACCTAAAAAGATTGAGTAACAATGACCCAATACTGCTAATACTGCAATACCCCATAGTGTAGATTCACTAGCACCCATTGCAATAGCTATAAGTAAAACAATAGTTCCTTTTAGAGCATCTAATATAACTGTAGCAACACTTAGTTTTTTTGCTAAAGCTGGGTTTGTTTCTTTTACAACTCTTAATACATTTGTTGCCCCAATTGATTTACTACCATGTTCTTTGATATTTACACCTGCAAAAGTATTTGCCAAAAGCAGTCCAAAAGGAATAGAACCAGCAAGATATGCTGCTATAAAAAATAGAATATTGAAGTTTAAAAGAAAGTCCATTTATTACCTTGATTTTAATTGTATTTGTTTTGATTAAAAGGATTATAACTAAAATTTTGTTATATTCCCATTTAATTAAAACTTGAAGGTTGACTTTGAATTTAAAAGAAGAAATTTTAAAATTAAAAGAAGAACTTGATGTAACACTTGTTGCTCATTTTTATCAAAGAGATGAAGTATTTGAGTTAGCAGATATTACAGGGGATTCATTAGAATTAGCAAAGAGAGCTAAAGAGACTGATTCGAAATATATTGTATTTTGTGGTGTAGGTTTTATGGGTGAAAGTGTAAAAGTACTTGACCCAGAAAAGATTGTTCTAATGCCAAAAATTGCATGTTGTGCCATGGCTAGAATGATTGATGAAGGTTATTATGAAGAAAATCTACAAAAAATAAATGAAGCTGGGATTTCAAATGATGATATTCTTCCTATTACTTATATAAACTCTAGTGCAGCAGTAAAAGCTAGAGTTGGTGAAATGGGTGGTATGGTTTGTACTTCTTCAAATGCTTATAAGATTATTGAAAAAGGTTTAAAATCAGGGAAGAAGATCTTCTTTGTTCCTGATAGATGTTTAGGTCAGAATTTTGCAAAATCTTTAAATTTAAAATCAGCAGTAGTTGGTGATGGAACAGATTTAAATGAAGCAGATATTATTTGTTATAATGGTTTTTGTTCTGTACATCAACTTTTCACTGTTGAAGATATTGAATTTTATAGAGAAAAATATGAAGATATTCTAATAGCAGTTCATCCTGAATGTGATCCTGCTATTTGTGATGCAGCTGATTTTGTTGGTTCAACTTCACAGCTTATAAAATATATCACTGAACTTCCTATTGAGCAAAAAGTAGCTGTAGGAACAGAATACAATATGGTAAATAGATTAAGAGAAAAAAATACATACATCTTAAGCTCAACGAAACCAGAGTGTCCCACTATGAATGAAACAACATTAGAAGATGTATATAACACATTAAAATCAATCAAAGACGGAAAGATTTCAGAAGAGTGTGAAATCAAAGTAAGTGAAGATGTTGCAAAATGGGCTAGAGTTGCTTTAGAGAGGATGTTTGAAGTATGATAAATATTAAAAAATTTGTAAAAAATGCTATTATTGAAGATAATGGTAGAGGTGATTTATTCTTTGATGTTGCTCCTAAAGGAAGATTTAAAGCACATGTGGTTGCTAAAGATAGTGGAATTTTAGCGGGTGAAATTTATGCAAAAGCTCTAGCTAAAACAGAAAAGTTTGATTGTAAGTTTTTAAAACATGATGGAGATACTTTACAAAAAGGTGATATCATAGCAAAGCTTGAGGGCAAAGCATCTATACTTTTATCAAGTGAAAGAACTTTTTTAAATATGCTTCAACATGCAAGTGGAATAGCAACTATGGCAAATAAATTTGCGTCTAAAATAAATGATTTAGATGTAGCTTTATTAGATACAAGAAAAACAAGACCACAATTAAGAGATTTTGAAAAGTATGCTTCAAGAATTGGTGGGGCGATTAACCATAGACTTGGACTTGATGATTGTTTAATGTTAAAAGATACTCACTTAAGAACAATTACTGATTTAAAAGGGTTTATTAAATCTGCTAGAAAAAGAATCTCTTGGGTTACTAAGATTGAAATAGAGTGTGAAACATTTGAGCAAGTAAAAGAGGCTATGGAAGCAGGTGGTGATATTATTATGTGTGATAATATGTCTCCAGAAGAGATAAAAGAAGTTGTAAAATATAGAGATGAAAATCATCCTGGAGTATTATTAGAAGCATCAGGAAATATATCTTTAGATACAGTTAGAATGTATGCCCAAACAGGTGTAGATGCATTAAGTTCTGGAAGTATAATTCATCAAGCAACTTGGCTAGATTTCTCAATGAAGTTTGACTAATAGATATTTACTATTGGTTAATTAAATAAAGGCATACTACATCTTATGAAAAAAGACTTTATAGTTAGTAATAAAATTAATATGTCAGATTATGCAAAAGCTTTAGAGCTTATTGAAAAGAGTAGATATATACTCATAATAACACATGTAAATCCTGATGCAGATTCTATATCATCTGCATTGGCTTTATCTAATTTATTTCATGAAAATAAAATTAAACACAAAGTTTTTAATATAAGTTCAGATTTACCTCAGAACTTAAATTTCATGGAGAAATTTGATAAAATTACTGACCAATTTCCTAAATTCTTTGATTTAGCTATTTCTGTTGATTGTGGAACTATAAAAAGATTAGGTTTTGAACTTGACCCTGAAATTCCATTAATCAATTTTGACCATCACAAATCAAATAACAATTATGGAACTGTAAACTTAGTTGATCCTATGAAAAGTTCAACGGCTGAAATTGTATATGATTTTTTCAAATATAATGGATTATATATAACAAAACATACAGCAACAGCTTTGTATGTTGGTATTTATGATGACTCTTTAGCTTTTTCACTTGGGCGTTGTGATGAAATGACTTTTGACAAAGTTAATCATTTAGTTGAATTTGGAGCTAGTCCTTCAGATATTGCAAATAAGATGAAAAGAAGAGATTCTTTAGCCAAATATAGAATTATTCCCAAAGTATTAGAGAGTCTTGAACTTTATAATGAAGGTCAAGTTGCAACAATACATGCAAAAGAAGAATGGTTTAAAGAAACAGGTGCTCATAATAGAGATTGTGAAGATGCTTTAAATATGATTATGAGTATGCATATTGTAAAAGTTGCCTTCTTTGTAAGAATAGTAAATAACGTGAGTCGTGTTTCTCTTCGCTCAAAAGGTAAAATAGATGTATCAAAAGTAGCTGGAAAGTTTGATGGCGGAGGTCATTTTAATGCAGCTGGTTGTACTTTAGATACTTTAAATATAGAAAATGTAATTGAAATAGTTTTAAAGGAAGTTCTTGAGACGACGTAGTAATAATAGTTTAAAAAATATTTTATCATTAATTATTGTTTTATTAATTATAGCAGCAGGTGTATTTATTTATTTATCCCCTCAATTTGAAAAAAATAAACCAAAAATTGCCTTTGAGAATAATGGATATTGGAATTTAAAAGATAAGTTAACTGTATCTCTTTTTGATCAAAGTGGAATTAAATCTTATAAGGTTTATTATAAAAAGCCTAATAGTGAAACTGTTTTATTAGGGAAAAGTATTAGTGCTAAACAAACAAGTGTTATGTTTAGTATAGAAGGTTTTATTTTAGAACCAAACACAGAAAAAGTAAAACTAGCAATTGAAGTTATAGATAATAGTAATTGGAACTTTTTCCAAGGTAATAAAACTTATCAAGAGTTTGAGTTAAATATTGATAGAAAAAAACCTATTGCAAATATTGTATCAAATTCATATAATATAAAACGTGGTGGAAGTGCGGCAGTTGTTGTAGAAGTTAGTGATAAAAACTTAAGTGAAAAATATATATCTTTTAATAATAAATATAAATTTGAATTAATACCTTTTCAAAAGAAGAATTTTTATGCAGCTATTATTGCATGGCCAATTGAAGTTGAAGAATTTCAAAGAGTTAATTTAGTAGCTATTGATAAAGCAAATAATAAAAGTGTGACAAAAGTTCCTTTATACATAAAAGACTTAAAAATTAAAAATGATATTATAAATATTTCAAAAAAGTTTATAGATAAAGTTTCTATCCCTGTATTGAAAAAGAGTGACTATGTAATTCCTTCTAACAATGTAGAAATTTTTGTTAAGCAAAATAAAAAATTAAGACAAGAAAATATTGATACAATTAGAAATGTCTCTTTAAAAAATATGTCTCGAGATATAATTAAAAAATATAAAGTCAATGCATTTAAAAGATTAGAAGGCTCTAAAACATTTGCAGGTTTTGCAGAAAGAAGACAATATTTTTATGAAAAAGAAAAAATTGATGAAGCTTGGCATTTAGGAATGGATTGGGCAAGTATTAAACATGCTCCAATAAAAGTTTCAAATGCAGGAAAAGTTATCTTTGATGATTTCTTAGGAATATATGGTAATACTTTAATTGTAGATCATAAACTAGGGTTACAGTCTTTATATGCTCACACAAGTAAATTTCATGTAAAAGTTGATGATGAAGTAAAAAGAAACCAAAAAATTGCAAATACAGGTTCAACAGGAGCAGTATTTGGAGATCATTTACATTTTGGAGTTTTAGTTCAAGGTTTAGAAGTAAATCCTTTAGAGTGGATGGATAAAACTTGGATAAAAACTAGAATACTAAATGTTTTAGATGAAGCTAATGAGGTAATAAAAACTAAATGAAACAAAGAACAATAGCAAAAAGTATAGAAATAGTTGGAATAGGGCTTCATAAAGGAGTTCCTGTTAAGATGAAACTAGAGCCTCTTGATTCTGATATGGGAATAGTTTTTTATAGAGTTGATGAAGGGGTTACCATTCCTCTTAAAATTGAAAACGTAGTTGATACAAAAATGGCTACAGTAATTGGAAAAGATGGCGTGGTTGTTTCAACTATTGAACATCTATTATCTGCTGTATATGCATATGGAATTGATAATTTACGTGTTGTAATTGATAATGATGAGGTTCCTGTTCTTGATGGAAGTTCTTCTGGATATTGTATGTTAATAGATGAAGCAGGAATTAAAGAACTTGATAAATCAAAAAAAGCTATTAAAATAAAAAAAGAAGTTGAGATTACAACTGAAGATGGGAAAAGGGTAGCCCTTAAACCCTCAAACCATATTATCTATGATTTTTCAATTGATTTTGAACATCCAGTTATTGGAGAGCAAGATTTTCATTTTGATTATTCAATTGCTGAATATAAAGAAAATATAAGTAGGGCTAGAACTTTTGGGTTCTTACATGAGGTCCAATATTTACGAAGTATTGGTTTAGCACAAGGTGGTAGTATGGAAAATGCTATTGTTCTTGACCAGTCAAAAGTTTTAAATCCTGAAGGCTTAAGATACGATAATGAATTTGTAAGACATAAAATTTTAGATGCAATTGGAGATATGGCTCTTCTTGGATATACAATTGTAGGTGAATATGGTGCACATGCAGGGAGTCATCATTTAAATCATCTTCTTACAAAAAAAGTATATGAAGATGAAGCAAATTATGAGATTATTGATTTAGAAGAAGCAGATGAAGAAGCACAAGTATTTGAATTAGCATATTCAAAAGTTGAAGTATAAAAGGTAAAAATGATAGAAGTTTTAGTTATAAGTATTTCAAAACCTCTTTTAATTGGAATATATGAAAATAAAAAACTGATAAAAACATATAAAGATGATGGTAAAACATCTGATGTTTTACCTATTGTTTTTGAAAAAATATTAAAAGAATTTAATATTAAAAGAATTTCTTATGTAAATACACCTGGTTCATATATGGCTATTAAAGTAGCTTATGTTTTTTTAAAAACAATTAGTATTACAAAAAATATAGAATTAAAAGCTTGTAGTGGATTTGAATTTAATCAAAATTCTCCAATAAAGGCCTTAGGGAAAAAATACTTTATAAATGACTCAAATGAAAAAGAAGATAACGTTAAAGTAGACTTTTTAGATAATAATACTAAAATACACGACTTTGAATTACCAAATGTTCTAGAAAATATAAATTTTTCTTCTGAAACATTACCAATATATAATTTACCTGCAGTTTAAAAGGAAAAAAGTTGAAAATAAGCGTTCCCGCTACTAGTGCGAATTTAGGTCCTGGATTTGATACATTAGGATTAGCTATATCATTACATAATCAAGTTATTATTAAACCATCAAAATTTCA from Arcobacter sp. LA11 includes:
- the prfB gene encoding peptide chain release factor 2; amino-acid sequence: MDAYEYSELLKLLNIKLGNIKNILKPEELTSRLKEIEELESEQEFWNDVENATKIGIEKNRILSKLSKFNKANDALSGTNELYELASEDNDQDTFELLHEEATELDELIKTTEISVMLSNPDDPSNAIISIHPGAGGTESQDWASMLYRMYLRWAERQNFKIELLDYQDGEEAGIKDVSFIIKGENAYGYLKAENGIHRLVRISPFDSNAKRHTSFASVMVSPEIDDNIDIVIEDKDIRIDTYRASGAGGQHVNKTESAIRITHIKTNIVVQCQNDRSQHKNKASAIKMLKSRLYEYELEQQQAEKSGTEKSDIGWGHQIRSYVMQPYQQVKDTRSNIGYSNVDAILDGDITKIIEDVLISQSS
- a CDS encoding porin translates to MKKFAKMSLVAAIAVAGTVASAQPLAEAIKNVDVSGTVVYRYNDKNFDDGDSTVDNNYKVAVSLKSKVTDDVTFNSRFIAGGDNGGFIGLDTQGTGDGGVGVELTWANFAYTGIANTTVIVGKQGLGLPWFKATDSDGTEQTGTGILAMTTMGPVTAAAGYFNQTNVTAGKDAIGTTADVALSGTNVMIAALMGSFGPVKAEGWYMDADDTLDSYFLKASGKIGPVNAYVQYQETDLDGVSGEDIELLKAGVSAKMGMFNAAFAYAKTGDDGSGILNAVSTNSAIGYSVSLHKADNSDAIFVDLGAQVSDKLHVGLNYDKVSDDDADEADDHEEAFIQLTYKHAKNLSAYIRYADGEDAELDYNRGRLQVEYKF
- a CDS encoding dihydroneopterin aldolase; the protein is MKIYIENLTFDCIIGILDFEREKEQKVVIDLSFKYNYKNPKNFIDYSKISKKIEQIMKKKKFELLEDAIIYIDKYLNSKYKIKKLKIKISKPDILTNCIVSLKNC
- the plsY gene encoding glycerol-3-phosphate 1-O-acyltransferase PlsY; this translates as MDFLLNFNILFFIAAYLAGSIPFGLLLANTFAGVNIKEHGSKSIGATNVLRVVKETNPALAKKLSVATVILDALKGTIVLLIAIAMGASESTLWGIAVLAVLGHCYSIFLGLEGGKGVATGLGVFLVLIPIPTLIGAAVWIFCGKVLKVSSLSSLLGLTGVVIAALFMNNGLEVGSNAPMYIIAFIIYYKHIPNIVRLVKGEEKKVI
- a CDS encoding porin; the encoded protein is MKKFAKMSLIAAIAVAGTTASAQPLAEAIKNVDVSGTATYRYNDYELSEANNNYKVAVSLKSKITDDVTFNSRFIAGDDTANVSLGTSTSGDGSVSVVLSEANFAYTGIANTAVVVGKQGLATAYTLSRDAMGDEQTGTGILAMTTFSPVTLYAGYFNQTNFKTSGDITGLISTGGEDLAIVGFMGTFGGISVDASYVDLQDTFDAYTLGLDASYKISSVDMSAFARYSSLDLDNADTDNNLWKIGVAANMGIFGAHLSYGQTDEEGGTVGVDASATTGFDEHWRVTLSGVADASVVYAGIDAQVTDKVKIALNYSDMEIDTSADDDQTEIYTQVSYKHASNLSTYVRFGQLDNEANPEKETMGRVHVQYSF
- a CDS encoding cytochrome c produces the protein MKLLTTITLGILTTISLNAKTTMCFKENHTSMTTIETIALDGGACNSSKNVQDMKNDGWEVDDIKIEKASTGNNYIYIFKKDEINMTSINEEKLEQKILQRLETRKKEEQVARKKEIKIRMSKDGKKLYINKCQNCHGEKANKLVGNSRDLTKLNFFDFKTTIRDYGLGEYDRGTAFSMLPYANLMDSRDIKNVYSYINSLKPKKDQKDLEKEIEKESK
- a CDS encoding PD-(D/E)XK nuclease family protein, whose product is MQSRSKLLVFPTSRVIREYINSQKENNTLLPTILTIDEFFKKSLNLGNRKYIDEEERFLYLVEAVSNLNLSKLGISTNFLQFIKQSDYIYRFFLELASENVDINSISNEDTYGYYSEHLDILKIIQKSYLEILEKNNAIDKINIEKHYKINYDFVKRYSRIEIDFEGYFTSFEFNLIKEIARESKVEINFIYNKYNKKSIEKFINLGFDLKLEHEYKIDFSNKEIISEEEIRKKTVEIDIKGFSSRINQIAFIKKSVSDLVNSGIEASKIALILPEESFASRISLFDKERYFNYAMGLNIYTSNLYKVIDAIYLYINEKDIKNTKNIEFLKLDKNVIVQIFENHWNRNLTSENFNKIMDYFLLFENDEELIEKFKELVFKLERLFFSSSERITLKDAYKILHQKVSKISLDDVNSGKITVMGLLESRKLVFDAVIICDFNENYIPKRSVKDKFLSSNIKSKVNLPTKVDRENLQKYYYERLISNTSKVFISYVKNDNEQISRFANTLFDININEKLFDNSYKHILYSNKTIKHFVEEVILDIDLSKLTWSASSLKEYLECKRKYYLNHILKIKEHDISIKPKGYELGNIIHNSLEVYYKQGTHTYEKLLGIINDMSKEKVSNNSFLNLDLEIWKKKLVEFVKKEEKRFEDNLKIISLEEPFLIEYEDIKLRGTIDRVDLLGETYIVLDYKTSSNLKLDTIRTYEKAIDFQLEFYYLAIENLYKTTNIKTYYYDLYNMKLQEEVVLEEKLESLREIFNNLNTKSVNFLKCDNNQICQYCTYKVLCNRD